Proteins from a genomic interval of Symmachiella macrocystis:
- a CDS encoding ABC transporter ATP-binding protein, whose translation MISIRDFHKTYEKTVAVRGLSFDVEPGHILGLVGPNGAGKTTTMRAIAGILPPTHGRLLVAGHDVVETPVAAKRELAYVPDDPHLFDALSVWEHLEFIASAYEVADLETAGVSLLEQFELTEKRDAFAHGLSRGMRQKLAIACAYLHNPRAILLDEPLTGLDPRGIRIMRESIKQRAAAGAAVLVSSHLMSLVEGLCTHVLILSSGNQLFFGTIAEARSAYEELGGEASLEDVFFHATEGTRTQSEA comes from the coding sequence GTGATTTCGATCCGGGATTTCCACAAGACCTACGAAAAAACGGTGGCGGTACGTGGACTGTCGTTCGACGTTGAGCCGGGGCACATCTTGGGATTGGTCGGTCCCAATGGTGCCGGGAAGACCACCACGATGCGGGCAATCGCGGGGATTTTGCCACCGACGCACGGCCGGCTTTTGGTTGCCGGGCATGACGTTGTGGAAACCCCCGTTGCTGCCAAACGAGAACTCGCGTATGTCCCGGACGATCCGCATTTATTCGACGCATTGTCGGTTTGGGAACATTTGGAGTTCATCGCTTCGGCCTATGAAGTCGCCGATTTAGAAACCGCAGGAGTATCGCTGCTGGAGCAATTCGAGCTGACCGAAAAACGAGATGCGTTCGCGCATGGACTGTCGCGGGGCATGCGGCAAAAACTGGCCATTGCCTGCGCCTATTTGCACAATCCGCGGGCGATTCTACTCGACGAGCCGCTGACCGGATTGGATCCGCGGGGCATCCGCATCATGCGGGAGTCGATTAAGCAGCGTGCCGCAGCGGGGGCGGCGGTGCTAGTGAGCTCGCACTTGATGTCGTTGGTGGAAGGCTTGTGCACGCATGTGTTGATCCTTAGTTCGGGCAACCAATTGTTCTTCGGAACCATCGCTGAGGCGCGTTCAGCTTACGAGGAGTTGGGTGGTGAAGCGTCGTTGGAGGATGTGTTCTTTCATGCAACAGAAGGCACGCGGACGCAGAGTGAGGCTTGA
- a CDS encoding putative ABC exporter domain-containing protein: MHPALWKLLWLRYRANLRRTLSGLKSVRGAITFCCGAMMLVLMLGSNVFVLLSTPHEPQTELLRTMVPVFLLGFTLLSLNSSAKLQAIHFWPAEVDFLFAGPFARRELLYYKIAGNVVGAVFLSLLFSTWTTRYAVSWWFVIAGLFLAICFVQLLQIAFVLVVQTLSEHGVSLSRKLILLALGVVLAIAVWNGLEARQGDRPQDYVNAVRQTTAGIVLLAPFDIYGRVMAAEQVFPEFILWASAAVAINAALVLLIVQLDANYLESAVAGSQAVYQRMQRMRSGNFKFTANEGAIGRRLPQFPRLGGVGTIARRQFTKALRSSMWVPLIMIFVGGGVVLFLVHKMEGENLVGVLVGASVYCTFIFSSLFPFDFRGDLEQMELLKQLPLRPIAIAAGELAAPIILVTLLQLVLFVVVAVFTGNVLVAGLAGVFVVPLNVLLYGVENVTFLIYPVRIAASTPGDFQHFGRQMMMMMAKMLFLAVIVGFATGGGAAAYVLLGKSTAAGLIVAWSLLMLAVAGILPLVAWAFQRFDVSRSLAS, from the coding sequence ATGCATCCGGCTTTGTGGAAACTATTGTGGTTACGGTATCGCGCGAATTTGCGGCGGACGTTGAGTGGCCTGAAGTCGGTTCGCGGAGCGATTACGTTTTGTTGCGGCGCGATGATGTTGGTTTTGATGCTGGGGTCCAACGTGTTTGTGCTGTTGAGTACGCCTCACGAACCGCAGACTGAGTTATTGCGGACGATGGTGCCGGTGTTTCTGTTGGGCTTTACGCTGTTGAGTTTGAACTCCAGTGCAAAGTTGCAGGCGATTCATTTTTGGCCGGCGGAGGTGGACTTTTTATTCGCCGGCCCGTTTGCCCGTCGCGAGTTGTTGTACTACAAGATCGCCGGCAATGTGGTGGGGGCGGTTTTTCTGTCGCTGCTGTTTTCAACGTGGACGACTAGATACGCCGTGTCGTGGTGGTTTGTGATTGCGGGATTGTTTTTGGCCATCTGTTTTGTGCAGTTGCTGCAAATCGCCTTTGTATTGGTGGTGCAAACGCTGTCTGAGCACGGTGTGTCGTTGTCGCGAAAATTGATTCTACTGGCGTTGGGGGTGGTGCTGGCCATTGCCGTGTGGAATGGCTTGGAGGCGCGTCAAGGGGATCGACCGCAGGATTATGTAAACGCCGTGCGGCAGACAACAGCGGGCATTGTGTTATTGGCTCCCTTTGATATCTATGGTCGCGTGATGGCCGCCGAGCAGGTGTTTCCGGAATTCATCCTCTGGGCCAGTGCGGCGGTGGCAATCAATGCCGCGTTGGTGCTGCTCATTGTGCAACTAGACGCGAATTATTTGGAGTCCGCGGTCGCCGGCAGTCAAGCGGTCTATCAGCGGATGCAGCGGATGCGGAGCGGGAACTTTAAGTTCACCGCCAACGAAGGGGCCATCGGTCGCCGGCTTCCCCAATTCCCGCGTTTGGGCGGAGTGGGGACCATCGCGCGGCGTCAATTTACGAAAGCCTTGCGGAGCTCGATGTGGGTTCCGCTGATCATGATTTTCGTGGGTGGCGGGGTTGTGCTGTTTTTGGTGCACAAGATGGAAGGCGAAAACTTGGTGGGGGTGCTGGTGGGGGCATCGGTGTATTGCACGTTTATTTTTTCATCGCTGTTCCCGTTTGATTTTCGCGGCGATTTGGAGCAAATGGAATTGCTCAAGCAGTTGCCGCTACGGCCGATCGCCATTGCTGCCGGAGAGTTGGCGGCGCCGATCATTTTGGTCACGCTCTTGCAGTTGGTGTTGTTCGTAGTGGTGGCGGTTTTCACGGGCAACGTGCTTGTCGCTGGATTGGCGGGCGTGTTTGTTGTGCCGTTGAATGTGTTGTTGTACGGCGTGGAGAACGTGACGTTTCTGATCTATCCGGTCCGGATTGCCGCCAGTACGCCGGGCGACTTTCAACACTTCGGCCGGCAGATGATGATGATGATGGCCAAGATGCTGTTCTTGGCTGTGATCGTCGGATTCGCGACTGGCGGCGGAGCAGCGGCGTATGTGCTGTTGGGGAAATCTACAGCGGCCGGATTGATCGTCGCATGGAGTCTACTGATGCTCGCCGTGGCAGGCATCTTGCCACTGGTGGCTTGGGCGTTTCAGCGGTTTGATGTTTCGCGGTCGTTGGCGAGTTGA
- a CDS encoding MBL fold metallo-hydrolase, which yields MKITFCGAAGEVTGSQHLLEFGDLRVLLDCGFFQGRRAESRRKNETFRCDPPNLDAVILSHAHIDHCGNLPGLYRAGFRGPVFCTDPTADVADIMLLDSARIQAEDAKYLARHLERGQVPPEPLYDEDDVRAVVQLMEPMPYNEWFTLNPALRLRFVEAGHILGSAICELEFKERARTRRLVFTGDLGRRNLPLLHDPQPVDGCDILISESTYGNRVHPPAADLKQALLEVIQEAVHEGGKVIIPAFSLGRTQRVVYFLNQLTNEGLLPEVPVFVDSPLSNRLTSVYRRHAELLDADVQSTLMTDADAFGFHGLTYIGNRQESMALNRRKGPFVVIAASGMCENGRVVHHLKNSVEDPKNRIVIIGFQAAHTLGRRIVERREKVSIFNRHYKLKAQVKTLNGLSAHADVEDFKWWYDQLASRGGVRQAFLVHGEPESSQSLATILRDYCDEDPIIPQQFESFEV from the coding sequence TTGAAGATCACTTTTTGTGGTGCGGCTGGAGAGGTGACGGGGAGCCAGCATTTGTTGGAGTTCGGTGACCTACGCGTGTTATTGGATTGCGGTTTCTTTCAAGGACGCCGTGCGGAGTCGCGACGGAAGAATGAAACGTTTCGCTGTGATCCTCCCAATTTGGATGCGGTGATTCTCTCGCATGCGCACATCGACCACTGTGGGAACCTGCCGGGGCTGTATCGCGCGGGGTTTCGCGGGCCGGTTTTTTGTACCGATCCGACCGCCGATGTGGCCGACATCATGCTGCTGGATTCGGCGCGGATTCAGGCCGAGGATGCGAAGTATCTCGCGCGGCATCTGGAGCGAGGGCAAGTGCCGCCTGAGCCACTCTATGACGAGGACGATGTCCGCGCCGTTGTGCAATTGATGGAGCCGATGCCGTACAACGAATGGTTTACGCTGAATCCGGCGCTGCGTTTGCGGTTTGTCGAAGCGGGGCACATTCTCGGTTCGGCGATCTGTGAATTGGAATTCAAGGAACGCGCGCGCACCCGGCGGTTGGTCTTCACCGGTGACTTGGGGCGGCGGAATTTGCCGTTGTTGCACGATCCCCAACCGGTCGATGGTTGTGACATTTTGATATCGGAATCGACCTACGGCAATCGCGTGCATCCCCCGGCGGCGGATTTGAAACAGGCGCTGTTGGAGGTGATCCAAGAGGCGGTCCATGAAGGCGGGAAGGTGATCATCCCGGCGTTCAGCTTGGGACGCACGCAGCGGGTGGTTTATTTTTTGAATCAACTGACCAACGAAGGCCTACTGCCCGAGGTGCCGGTGTTTGTAGACAGTCCGTTGTCGAATCGGTTGACGTCGGTTTATCGGCGGCATGCGGAGTTGTTGGACGCCGATGTGCAATCGACGTTGATGACCGATGCGGACGCGTTTGGGTTTCATGGGCTGACGTACATTGGCAACCGGCAGGAGAGCATGGCGCTCAATCGTCGCAAGGGGCCGTTTGTGGTGATCGCCGCCAGTGGGATGTGCGAAAACGGGCGGGTGGTGCATCACCTGAAAAACTCGGTCGAGGATCCCAAGAACCGGATTGTGATCATCGGTTTTCAGGCGGCGCATACTCTGGGGCGGCGGATTGTGGAGCGGCGCGAGAAGGTCAGCATCTTCAACCGCCACTACAAACTCAAGGCGCAGGTCAAAACGCTCAATGGTCTGTCGGCGCATGCTGATGTCGAGGATTTTAAGTGGTGGTACGACCAATTGGCATCGCGCGGCGGCGTGCGTCAGGCGTTTTTGGTGCATGGTGAGCCGGAGTCCTCGCAAAGTCTAGCGACAATCCTGCGAGACTATTGCGACGAGGATCCAATCATTCCCCAGCAGTTTGAATCGTTCGAGGTCTAA
- a CDS encoding ASCH domain-containing protein, whose product MSVPPTDKPHPDPDQITVGIRQPWVELILQGIKTIEVRTVNTRKRGRIYLYASKKLAETPPALAAAKRHDLDVTPLPRGVVVGSVELHNTRPIRKRDATAACVPAAMLDGQYAWELRDPVRFAEPLEVLFLPYGVWFYPWKRRG is encoded by the coding sequence GTGTCCGTCCCACCCACCGACAAGCCGCACCCCGATCCCGACCAAATCACCGTAGGAATTCGCCAACCGTGGGTGGAATTGATCCTACAGGGTATCAAAACGATCGAAGTCCGCACCGTGAACACCCGCAAGCGGGGGCGGATTTATCTGTACGCCTCCAAGAAACTGGCCGAAACACCGCCTGCACTCGCAGCCGCCAAACGGCACGACCTAGATGTCACCCCCCTGCCCCGCGGCGTGGTCGTGGGAAGCGTCGAATTGCACAACACGCGACCGATCCGCAAACGAGACGCGACGGCGGCCTGTGTGCCCGCAGCGATGTTGGACGGGCAATACGCCTGGGAACTGCGCGACCCGGTGCGGTTTGCGGAACCGTTGGAGGTGTTGTTTTTGCCGTATGGGGTTTGGTTTTATCCGTGGAAGCGTCGCGGGTGA